In Chitinibacter sp. SCUT-21, a single genomic region encodes these proteins:
- a CDS encoding nuclear transport factor 2 family protein has translation MEQRPPLPPFTRESAAQKVRLAEDGWNSRDPHRVALVYTEDSVWRNRHEFPRGRAQIVEFLTRKWQREHEYRLIKELWAFDGNRIAVRFAYEWHDDAGQWYRSYGNENWEFDDNGLMQRRFASINDLPIREDERLFHWTQGRRPDGHPSLSELGL, from the coding sequence ATGGAACAACGCCCACCACTCCCACCCTTTACCCGCGAATCTGCGGCGCAAAAAGTGCGCCTTGCCGAAGACGGTTGGAATTCGCGCGACCCGCATCGCGTCGCGCTGGTCTACACCGAGGATAGCGTTTGGCGAAACCGCCATGAATTCCCGCGCGGACGCGCGCAAATCGTCGAGTTTTTAACCCGCAAATGGCAGCGCGAACACGAGTACCGGCTGATTAAAGAACTGTGGGCCTTTGACGGCAACCGCATCGCCGTACGTTTTGCCTACGAATGGCACGACGACGCGGGGCAATGGTATCGCTCCTACGGCAATGAAAACTGGGAATTTGACGACAATGGTTTGATGCAAAGGCGTTTTGCCAGCATTAACGATCTACCGATTCGCGAGGACGAACGCCTATTTCACTGGACCCAAGGTCGTCGCCCTGATGGGCACCCCAGCTTGAGTGAATTAGGGTTGTAA
- a CDS encoding SLBB domain-containing protein, which yields MLKQLVLTGFCLILAACSQMPANIPNNIAAFQPAQKSEQIDYASPEALAELERSSDSVYRLAEGDALQITVWNRPELSGKQLLGPDGRLTIPLVGTMKLNGETRETAASQISNALSPYIRKPAVFVGVEQYTGNRVTVLGRVQNPGVQQFDRPPNLLEALARAGSLPVIDKQATLTRVAIFRGRDRIIWVDLKKLLNRGELAYNIRLHPNDLIYIPDSFDTLVYVLGAVHKPGAYRLTPDMSLMDALAQAGGPNDDAAPEQIAIYRPSKQANETTPLQTLLNRDKMVNFALEEGDVVFVPKSGIAQAGYVIRQLVPGLSILSLGLSAF from the coding sequence ATGCTTAAGCAGTTAGTCCTTACTGGATTCTGCCTGATTTTGGCGGCGTGCAGCCAAATGCCAGCCAATATCCCAAACAATATCGCTGCATTTCAGCCCGCACAAAAATCCGAGCAGATTGATTACGCCAGCCCAGAAGCGCTTGCCGAATTAGAAAGAAGCAGCGACTCTGTGTATCGGCTAGCCGAAGGCGATGCACTACAAATTACCGTGTGGAATCGCCCCGAATTATCTGGCAAACAGCTCTTAGGGCCCGATGGGCGACTGACTATTCCGCTAGTGGGCACCATGAAACTCAATGGTGAAACACGCGAAACGGCTGCCAGCCAAATTAGCAATGCACTCTCCCCGTATATTCGCAAACCTGCTGTATTTGTTGGCGTTGAGCAATATACCGGCAACCGTGTCACCGTGCTTGGTCGCGTACAAAACCCCGGCGTACAGCAGTTCGATCGCCCACCCAATTTGCTTGAAGCCCTTGCCCGCGCAGGATCGCTTCCCGTCATTGATAAACAAGCCACATTAACGCGGGTAGCCATTTTTCGGGGGCGCGATCGGATTATTTGGGTCGACCTGAAGAAACTATTAAATCGGGGCGAGCTCGCCTACAACATTCGTCTGCACCCCAATGATCTGATCTACATTCCAGATTCATTCGACACCTTGGTCTATGTGTTAGGCGCAGTACACAAACCTGGGGCCTACCGTTTAACGCCAGATATGTCCTTAATGGATGCATTAGCCCAAGCCGGCGGCCCCAATGATGATGCCGCACCTGAGCAAATTGCAATTTATCGCCCCAGTAAACAAGCCAATGAAACAACGCCACTTCAAACGCTACTAAATCGCGACAAAATGGTGAACTTTGCACTAGAAGAAGGTGACGTGGTGTTTGTGCCAAAAAGTGGTATTGCGCAAGCCGGTTATGTGATCCGGCAACTTGTACCGGGATTGTCCATACTGAGCTTAGGCTTGAGTGCCTTTTAG
- a CDS encoding heme NO-binding domain-containing protein gives MYGIVNKALQEMVCEHYGDQVWQQILHEAQLPDTLFISSDPYPDTTTYALVGAAVTITGIAAEQLLERFGRYWVLETGRRSYGHLLTAGGDNLHDFLINLPNFHARIFLIYPHLQPPEFVCEAKQANSICVQYFSHRPGLAPFVTGLLFGLGELFHTKVTVTLTKPREQSTDCDEFLVEWH, from the coding sequence ATGTACGGCATCGTAAATAAAGCATTACAAGAAATGGTGTGTGAGCATTATGGCGATCAAGTTTGGCAGCAAATTTTGCATGAAGCGCAACTCCCCGACACGCTATTTATTTCCAGCGACCCTTACCCCGACACCACCACTTACGCTTTGGTGGGTGCCGCGGTCACAATTACGGGCATTGCTGCCGAGCAGCTTTTGGAGCGCTTTGGCCGCTATTGGGTGCTTGAAACAGGTAGGCGCAGCTATGGTCATTTATTGACCGCTGGCGGAGATAACTTACATGATTTTTTGATTAATCTACCCAATTTTCATGCGCGAATTTTTTTAATTTACCCCCATTTGCAACCCCCCGAATTTGTGTGCGAAGCCAAGCAGGCCAATAGTATTTGCGTTCAATATTTTTCGCATCGTCCAGGCTTGGCGCCTTTTGTTACTGGTCTGTTATTTGGCTTGGGCGAATTGTTCCATACAAAGGTGACCGTTACCCTAACAAAGCCACGTGAGCAAAGCACAGATTGCGATGAGTTTTTGGTTGAGTGGCACTAA
- a CDS encoding SpoIIE family protein phosphatase, whose amino-acid sequence MRSGLLQLPEGTFPFYFRLDQALAVQAFGPSLAHVIPNLATGVHWQQFLSQIRPSTPIEKLWSGEPENQARTLYVFKINSNSLLLRGQVLLDHDTNTLLFLGSPWLNDPALLHQYGLSLNDFAVHDASTDLLQVIQDLKNSLQESRDLAQQFQKQRALLHNILKTAPDAIITSNSTGEIESFNPAAEAMFGWQEREIIGKNVALLTAAQNAEQHQHYIAAARQHTESLNFNRRREVMAQRRDHNEFPAEISLSSLSLAGEIHYTAIVRDISERKAQQIVLAAARERELQLGHDIQQSLLFGTPLNVRGLEISAFTQPSQGIDGDFFDFFAFDEQFLDVFTGDVMGKGVVAAMIGAALKSQYNRTMAELLGQSHGSPPDTNQIMNRLHTRVTPELQRLESFVTIIYTRIDLVNNAIHYINAGHPEGIIFTSDQQTIILSGEFLPVGVDPKEQYRACTAPFQAGDFLLLFSDGVSEARNERYELLGIEPVIALVWQLKTAQIPPAIILQRVRQLVDIHESSHRRSDDFTAIGIYRHLENAPDSREFVRQMSVLTPLRLWLRNQINVNTTQSDAIELAAVEVATNIIRHVTVTLADTPFVVQIAEHDALITINFYYVGDAFDPTQVPPPDFSGDREGGFGLYIIQHCVDSVHYSTPAEQINLIRLQIRRQSATTAAIN is encoded by the coding sequence ATGCGTAGCGGATTATTGCAACTTCCAGAAGGTACCTTTCCATTTTACTTTCGGCTTGATCAAGCGCTTGCCGTACAAGCATTTGGACCATCCTTAGCCCACGTCATCCCGAACCTGGCAACAGGCGTGCACTGGCAGCAGTTCTTGAGCCAAATTAGGCCAAGCACACCAATTGAAAAGCTTTGGAGCGGTGAGCCTGAAAATCAAGCTAGAACACTGTATGTTTTTAAAATCAACAGCAATTCGCTGCTACTACGCGGCCAAGTACTGCTCGATCATGACACCAATACACTTTTGTTTCTTGGCTCGCCCTGGTTGAATGACCCAGCACTATTACACCAATATGGTTTATCACTGAATGATTTTGCGGTACACGATGCCAGTACCGATTTGCTACAAGTGATTCAGGATTTAAAAAACTCTTTGCAGGAAAGTCGCGATCTTGCCCAGCAATTTCAAAAACAACGCGCTTTATTACATAACATTCTAAAAACGGCACCTGATGCAATTATCACCAGTAATTCGACAGGGGAAATCGAAAGCTTTAACCCCGCAGCAGAGGCGATGTTTGGTTGGCAGGAAAGGGAAATCATCGGAAAAAATGTCGCACTCCTCACTGCAGCCCAAAACGCCGAGCAACATCAACACTATATTGCCGCCGCTCGACAGCACACAGAAAGCCTGAATTTCAATCGTCGCCGCGAAGTGATGGCACAGCGGCGAGACCATAATGAGTTTCCCGCAGAGATTTCACTCAGCAGCTTATCCTTGGCAGGCGAGATCCATTACACCGCCATCGTACGAGATATTAGCGAGCGCAAAGCACAACAAATTGTACTCGCTGCGGCGCGTGAACGTGAACTGCAATTGGGGCATGACATTCAGCAATCGCTATTGTTCGGCACACCACTCAACGTACGCGGGCTTGAAATCTCAGCCTTTACTCAGCCATCACAAGGAATTGACGGCGATTTTTTTGATTTCTTTGCCTTTGACGAGCAATTTCTGGATGTATTTACCGGTGACGTGATGGGGAAAGGCGTTGTGGCCGCGATGATAGGTGCCGCATTAAAAAGCCAATATAACCGCACCATGGCAGAATTACTCGGGCAAAGCCATGGCAGTCCGCCCGACACTAATCAAATCATGAATCGACTGCATACGCGAGTAACCCCGGAATTACAGCGCTTAGAGTCCTTTGTTACCATCATTTATACCCGTATTGATCTAGTTAACAATGCCATTCATTACATTAATGCTGGCCACCCCGAAGGCATAATCTTCACGAGCGATCAACAAACGATTATTTTATCGGGGGAATTTCTACCCGTGGGCGTTGACCCCAAGGAGCAATACCGAGCGTGTACCGCGCCATTTCAAGCGGGGGATTTTTTACTACTGTTTTCCGACGGCGTTAGCGAGGCAAGAAACGAGCGCTATGAATTGCTGGGTATAGAGCCGGTTATTGCCTTAGTGTGGCAATTGAAAACCGCGCAAATTCCCCCTGCCATTATCTTACAGCGGGTACGGCAGTTGGTTGATATTCATGAGTCATCCCACCGCCGCTCAGACGACTTCACCGCGATCGGAATTTATCGCCATTTGGAAAATGCACCAGATAGCCGCGAATTTGTTCGCCAGATGAGTGTACTTACCCCATTACGCTTATGGCTTCGAAACCAAATCAATGTGAATACAACCCAAAGCGACGCCATCGAATTGGCGGCTGTCGAAGTTGCCACCAACATTATCCGCCATGTTACGGTTACCTTGGCTGACACCCCTTTTGTCGTTCAAATCGCCGAACATGATGCGCTGATAACGATCAATTTTTATTACGTTGGCGATGCTTTCGACCCCACCCAAGTACCCCCACCTGATTTTAGCGGTGATCGCGAGGGCGGCTTTGGACTTTATATCATCCAGCATTGTGTAGATTCCGTGCACTACAGCACCCCGGCAGAACAAATCAACTTAATTCGCTTGCAAATTCGGCGGCAAAGCGCGACTACGGCAGCTATAAACTAA
- a CDS encoding response regulator transcription factor, which yields MLIALVEDDPIQAEMLALTLNSGGHESRVFHNSLSFFEALKATHFDLLLLDWNLPDYSGGMIVKWVRENVGWQIPIMIATAVDDEANVVAALKSGADDYLVKPIKPMEILARIEVLARRFKAIAPQVLHLGSYEIDTSQRLIRKAGQEIELTQKEFDLALFLFQHPGKLFSRMNLLEKIWGLNVEIDTRTVDTHISRLRKKLALDGQLQWQLTSVYGYGYRLESVVLATP from the coding sequence ATGCTGATTGCCCTGGTTGAAGATGATCCCATTCAAGCGGAAATGCTCGCGCTCACGCTCAATAGCGGCGGTCATGAATCACGCGTTTTTCATAACAGCCTATCGTTTTTTGAGGCGCTTAAAGCCACCCACTTTGATCTATTGCTGCTCGATTGGAATTTACCGGATTACTCTGGGGGTATGATCGTCAAATGGGTAAGGGAAAACGTAGGCTGGCAAATACCTATTATGATTGCCACTGCTGTCGATGACGAAGCCAATGTGGTCGCCGCCCTAAAATCGGGCGCGGATGATTACTTGGTCAAGCCAATCAAACCGATGGAAATTTTAGCGCGCATCGAGGTGTTGGCTCGCCGCTTTAAAGCCATAGCCCCACAAGTTTTGCATTTGGGTTCATATGAAATTGATACCAGCCAACGGCTGATTCGCAAAGCAGGGCAAGAAATCGAGCTCACACAAAAGGAATTCGATCTTGCCCTATTTTTATTCCAACACCCGGGGAAATTATTTTCGCGGATGAACTTGCTTGAAAAAATATGGGGTTTAAACGTAGAGATTGATACGCGAACCGTTGACACGCATATCAGTCGCCTGCGCAAAAAGCTAGCACTGGATGGCCAATTACAGTGGCAGCTCACGTCGGTGTATGGCTATGGCTATCGCCTGGAAAGTGTGGTGCTTGCAACGCCCTAA
- a CDS encoding Hpt domain-containing protein, with protein MVEFDQQAFTAGLAALKIKFLQGLPERMQQIEPFFLPENAIWVSNPMLLDELHRLAGAAGSLGFEEVAQLVRQLESRLKSLADGERLPLQEFQQLTQATLRALQAPHFPGDSHSHTPT; from the coding sequence ATGGTCGAATTTGATCAGCAGGCTTTTACCGCGGGGTTGGCGGCACTTAAAATTAAATTTCTTCAGGGTTTACCAGAGCGCATGCAGCAAATTGAGCCGTTTTTTCTGCCTGAGAATGCAATTTGGGTAAGTAATCCAATGCTGCTCGATGAGCTGCATCGATTGGCGGGGGCTGCTGGTTCATTAGGGTTTGAAGAGGTGGCGCAGCTCGTGCGACAATTGGAGAGCCGCTTAAAATCGTTAGCGGATGGTGAACGGCTTCCGCTGCAAGAATTCCAGCAGTTGACGCAAGCCACGCTTAGGGCGTTGCAAGCACCACACTTTCCAGGCGATAGCCATAGCCATACACCGACGTGA
- a CDS encoding response regulator, whose product MNALRQIAVVEDDDDIRHLIHLCLTTLGSYEVQMYPLAAIAIKDLQAHTLPQMILLDVMMPQMSGTDFIPLLRNISGGDRVCIVMLTAKASQTELSELIAAGADFVAQKPFDPMLLPQLLQQYWEVFNGRI is encoded by the coding sequence ATGAATGCATTGCGCCAAATTGCAGTGGTTGAAGACGATGACGATATTCGCCATCTTATTCATCTGTGTTTGACGACCTTGGGCTCGTACGAGGTGCAGATGTATCCGCTGGCGGCTATTGCTATTAAAGATCTACAAGCCCATACCCTGCCGCAGATGATTTTACTTGATGTGATGATGCCGCAAATGAGTGGTACGGATTTTATTCCATTATTACGAAATATCAGTGGCGGAGACCGTGTATGTATTGTGATGTTAACGGCCAAAGCTTCGCAGACGGAATTATCTGAATTGATTGCTGCCGGAGCCGATTTTGTCGCACAAAAACCATTTGATCCGATGTTGCTGCCCCAATTACTGCAACAATATTGGGAGGTGTTTAATGGTCGAATTTGA
- a CDS encoding response regulator encodes MPFQSFSAANLTVLVVDDIATTRMMLAGVVQKLGYRVLTAADGESALQIFAQQQPDMVLLDLLMPGLDGFEVTRRIRAVAGLKWVPVVVLSGLEGEQHLLAALEAGADDFLHKPAQPAILASKLKNLARVLVLQQQHAALLNQSMAMSENSFDAILVVDEHDIIQGLNLAAERLLVVDRDVMQGRSLRMVLPEIELAQQTQDPRQGHLQQLTVHPLSGETIPVEVGVTFFYQAGARFWLLILRDIRERERVDRLKQQFIATLSHELRTPLTSIIGSLKMLQSPQFAAVDARAAPLLQMADRNAARLLQMVNELLDLNKAAAGALQLEWQWCNLNELLTEAISSNQGYAAKYQVTLQLNNLLPPATLVNTDRTRLTQVLANLLSNACKYSPPQLAVEVSAAIADQALLIRVRDHGPGIPDSFLPSLFEPFTQADASDSRLRGGTGLGLAITRQICQALSAAVAYQPAPGGGSEFTVSLPVESVR; translated from the coding sequence ATGCCTTTTCAGTCGTTTTCAGCTGCAAATTTAACTGTTCTCGTGGTTGACGATATTGCGACGACGAGGATGATGTTGGCGGGCGTCGTGCAAAAGCTTGGATATCGGGTATTGACCGCAGCAGATGGTGAATCGGCATTGCAGATCTTTGCGCAGCAGCAACCGGATATGGTTTTGCTGGATTTACTGATGCCGGGGCTGGATGGCTTTGAGGTCACTCGCAGAATTCGCGCAGTAGCTGGGCTGAAGTGGGTTCCTGTTGTGGTGTTGTCAGGGCTGGAGGGGGAGCAGCATTTATTAGCGGCTTTAGAGGCTGGTGCGGATGATTTTTTGCACAAGCCAGCTCAGCCGGCAATTTTAGCCAGCAAGCTTAAAAATCTAGCCCGAGTGCTGGTGCTGCAGCAACAACATGCCGCCCTGTTAAACCAATCCATGGCGATGAGTGAAAATAGCTTTGATGCGATTTTGGTGGTGGATGAACACGATATTATTCAAGGGCTAAATTTGGCGGCCGAGCGCCTGTTGGTCGTTGATCGGGATGTGATGCAAGGCCGATCCTTGCGCATGGTGTTGCCAGAGATCGAGTTGGCCCAACAGACCCAAGATCCTCGCCAAGGCCATTTGCAACAATTGACTGTCCATCCCCTAAGTGGTGAGACGATTCCAGTTGAGGTGGGGGTCACTTTTTTTTATCAAGCAGGGGCTAGATTCTGGCTATTGATTTTGCGTGATATTCGCGAGCGAGAGCGGGTTGATCGCCTGAAACAGCAATTTATTGCAACTCTGAGTCATGAATTAAGAACCCCACTCACCTCGATTATTGGCTCATTAAAAATGCTGCAAAGCCCACAATTTGCCGCGGTAGATGCGCGAGCAGCACCCTTGCTTCAGATGGCCGATCGTAATGCGGCTCGCCTGTTACAAATGGTGAATGAATTACTGGATTTGAATAAGGCGGCGGCGGGGGCGCTGCAGCTTGAGTGGCAATGGTGCAATTTAAATGAGCTATTAACTGAGGCGATCAGTTCGAACCAAGGCTATGCGGCAAAATATCAAGTAACGCTGCAGTTAAATAATCTTTTGCCGCCAGCAACGCTCGTTAACACCGACCGCACTCGGCTAACACAAGTTTTGGCCAATTTATTATCCAATGCATGCAAGTATTCGCCGCCGCAGTTAGCGGTTGAAGTCAGTGCGGCAATCGCTGATCAAGCCTTGCTCATTCGTGTGCGAGATCATGGGCCAGGCATCCCAGATAGTTTTTTGCCTAGTTTATTTGAACCATTTACCCAAGCTGATGCGAGCGATTCGCGCTTGCGCGGTGGAACTGGCTTGGGCTTGGCAATTACCCGGCAAATATGTCAAGCGCTCAGCGCTGCGGTGGCGTACCAGCCCGCGCCGGGTGGCGGCAGCGAATTTACCGTCTCATTACCAGTGGAGAGTGTGCGATGA
- a CDS encoding sugar transferase, whose amino-acid sequence MLGKVIEPNLRELELKFSHPARRRKAVALLRTSLSCKQSCARVIRRGWDISAALCALLLAWPLWLLIALAIKLTDGGPILYWQYRVGYRGQLFAFPKFRSMRTDAEQCCAALNNQHADARTFKQKNDPRITRIGRWLRRFSLDEVPQLWCVFTGDMTLVGPRPPLPREVKLYGLHARQRLEITPGLTCIWQISGRSNIAFEGQLAMDLQYIQQRSIALDIQILLRTLPAVLRGTGAY is encoded by the coding sequence ATGCTAGGTAAAGTGATTGAACCGAATTTACGTGAACTTGAGCTGAAATTTAGTCACCCCGCACGTCGCCGCAAGGCAGTTGCACTATTGCGCACTTCACTCAGTTGCAAACAAAGTTGCGCACGTGTGATTCGCCGCGGCTGGGATATTAGTGCAGCCTTGTGCGCGCTTTTGTTGGCTTGGCCCTTGTGGCTCCTCATCGCATTGGCGATCAAGCTCACTGATGGCGGCCCCATTTTGTACTGGCAATATCGGGTTGGTTATCGCGGCCAATTATTTGCTTTTCCCAAATTTCGCAGCATGCGAACCGATGCCGAACAATGCTGCGCCGCGCTGAATAATCAGCATGCTGATGCGCGCACCTTCAAACAAAAGAACGACCCTCGCATTACCCGCATCGGCCGATGGCTACGCCGTTTCAGCCTCGATGAAGTACCTCAGTTATGGTGCGTGTTCACAGGTGACATGACTCTGGTCGGCCCACGCCCGCCTCTGCCTCGCGAAGTCAAACTATACGGTTTACACGCTCGCCAACGACTAGAAATCACCCCGGGATTAACGTGCATTTGGCAAATCAGCGGGCGCTCGAATATTGCTTTTGAAGGGCAATTGGCGATGGATTTGCAATACATCCAACAACGCAGCATTGCACTTGATATACAAATTTTATTGCGCACTTTACCTGCCGTATTGCGCGGCACAGGTGCTTATTAA
- a CDS encoding WecB/TagA/CpsF family glycosyltransferase, with the protein MSKLATSSYRLCAPTIAKLSAQLLSLLLWPLARNARFAQWQQTMQAIGTGQRNWIGSTTGADAGLISSYRLHVRMAMALDDEAEWDTHDQQSRSWRFDLALILRYGWSLLLGKKASLTENRWPLLGLWLDNLRHAQILDQLQQWQSQPHPRRIAFVNPHCANLASKDQLYRGVLNSADLLLPDGSGVLLASRILKTPLQENTNGTDLFPILCKQWQQQGAKLFLLGGRNGVAEEVARHLLQRYPGLHIAGTQHGYYASSDTPEVLNKIRHSQADVLVVAMGVPLQDTWIARHQAATGVKLAIGVGGLFDFLSGRIPRAPVWLRELGLEWCWRLIQEPKRMWQRYLLGNFTFLARVMRQKLQHAPQGMNTPRISTRSEPLSTSAAQEQALLLTDYALWQADDAAGTLLTPLLGHSLLELTVIRLVEQGVKLIHLFADEAYSAINQQLGNGERWGIEIRYYLTGQRLQTRRRMAALSLPEHIWLVAPGCLPQDPLVCAEQCQWEVSDGVWSGWAYIKSKRLKLALDQSALPLPMNTQLFNGLSLCNPQQLNAALPELLKKAPPYIPDFQEVQHQVWLAPGVICEKNVTLVGPLVIGRHCLLRAGCKVGPNVVIGESCVLDKGVDIHNSILKPFSYIAPQMSIAHSLVGNRQLQLVRDDTVLRFKAEECLIDDMGKPLSQPSWFERVQAGLAIAWLTVQQDRQQPERWQNVINRLHQVMAGECHLIGLPTLPNHNPLERKNLRLGALRLSELQAETLPAQGISRAEQDCLTDLYGAAVPQNLSWKKLHYLTQSLQRADAHFAIRTSLSN; encoded by the coding sequence ATGTCCAAACTAGCGACTAGCAGTTATCGGCTCTGTGCTCCGACCATCGCCAAACTCAGCGCACAACTTTTGTCTTTATTACTTTGGCCTTTGGCCAGAAATGCTCGATTTGCGCAATGGCAGCAAACAATGCAAGCCATTGGCACTGGCCAGCGAAACTGGATTGGCTCAACAACAGGCGCAGACGCAGGCTTGATTTCCAGCTATCGGCTTCACGTCCGCATGGCCATGGCACTGGACGACGAGGCCGAGTGGGATACTCACGATCAGCAATCGCGCAGTTGGCGCTTTGATTTGGCGCTGATACTACGCTATGGCTGGAGCCTGCTTCTAGGTAAGAAAGCCAGCCTGACGGAAAATCGCTGGCCCCTACTTGGCTTATGGCTGGATAATTTACGCCACGCCCAAATTCTCGATCAGCTGCAACAATGGCAAAGCCAGCCCCATCCGCGCCGTATCGCATTCGTCAACCCGCATTGCGCCAACTTGGCGAGCAAAGATCAACTGTATCGTGGCGTGCTTAATTCAGCCGACTTGCTATTACCCGATGGTAGTGGCGTGTTATTGGCAAGCCGTATCTTAAAAACACCACTCCAAGAAAATACCAACGGCACCGACTTATTTCCGATTTTATGTAAACAGTGGCAGCAGCAAGGCGCTAAATTATTTTTGCTCGGCGGGCGCAACGGCGTTGCAGAAGAAGTGGCAAGGCACTTACTACAAAGATACCCTGGCCTGCATATCGCTGGTACTCAACATGGCTATTACGCATCAAGCGATACCCCAGAGGTTCTTAACAAAATCCGCCATAGCCAAGCCGATGTGCTTGTCGTGGCGATGGGCGTACCACTACAAGATACGTGGATTGCTCGGCATCAAGCGGCAACCGGCGTCAAATTAGCGATCGGTGTTGGTGGCTTGTTTGACTTTCTGTCTGGGCGCATACCCCGCGCACCAGTCTGGCTGCGCGAATTGGGTTTAGAGTGGTGTTGGCGGCTAATTCAAGAGCCCAAACGAATGTGGCAACGTTATTTGCTTGGCAATTTTACGTTTTTAGCCCGCGTTATGCGGCAAAAACTACAACACGCCCCACAAGGCATGAACACGCCCAGAATATCAACAAGATCTGAGCCGCTAAGTACCTCAGCAGCTCAAGAACAGGCCTTGCTATTAACTGATTACGCATTATGGCAAGCCGACGATGCTGCCGGCACTTTGCTAACTCCCTTACTAGGTCATAGCCTGCTTGAACTGACGGTTATTCGTTTGGTTGAACAAGGCGTTAAACTCATCCACCTTTTTGCAGATGAAGCCTATTCGGCCATCAATCAGCAACTGGGCAACGGCGAGCGTTGGGGGATCGAGATTCGCTATTATCTGACAGGTCAGCGTTTGCAAACCCGCCGCCGAATGGCTGCCTTATCGCTGCCCGAACATATCTGGCTTGTTGCGCCTGGCTGCTTACCGCAAGATCCACTCGTATGCGCTGAACAATGCCAGTGGGAAGTCAGTGATGGCGTTTGGTCCGGCTGGGCTTATATCAAATCGAAACGCTTGAAACTGGCATTGGATCAATCGGCGCTGCCATTACCAATGAATACGCAGCTTTTTAACGGCTTGAGCTTGTGCAACCCACAGCAATTGAATGCGGCATTACCGGAATTACTGAAAAAAGCCCCTCCCTATATTCCAGACTTCCAAGAGGTGCAACATCAGGTTTGGTTAGCACCAGGCGTGATTTGCGAGAAAAACGTCACCTTAGTTGGCCCCTTAGTCATCGGGCGGCATTGTTTGCTGCGCGCGGGCTGCAAAGTGGGGCCCAATGTGGTGATTGGCGAATCGTGTGTGCTCGATAAAGGCGTGGATATTCACAACAGCATACTGAAGCCATTTAGCTATATTGCTCCGCAAATGAGCATCGCTCACAGCTTAGTGGGCAACCGGCAATTGCAATTGGTTCGCGACGATACTGTTTTGCGTTTTAAAGCAGAGGAGTGTTTGATCGATGACATGGGTAAACCATTAAGTCAGCCAAGCTGGTTTGAGCGGGTGCAAGCGGGTTTAGCCATTGCCTGGCTCACCGTACAACAAGATCGACAACAACCCGAGCGCTGGCAAAACGTAATCAATCGGCTGCACCAAGTGATGGCTGGAGAGTGCCATTTAATTGGCCTACCCACCTTACCCAACCACAACCCGCTCGAAAGAAAAAACCTGAGGCTGGGTGCGTTACGACTATCTGAATTACAAGCCGAAACCCTGCCAGCCCAAGGCATTAGCCGTGCCGAGCAAGACTGCCTAACCGATTTGTATGGTGCGGCCGTGCCACAAAATTTGAGCTGGAAAAAATTGCATTACCTCACCCAATCCTTGCAGCGCGCCGATGCACATTTTGCAATTCGGACATCATTGAGCAACTGA